Proteins from one Streptosporangium becharense genomic window:
- a CDS encoding alpha-amylase family protein: MRLTYTADLWWKNAVVYCLDVETYKDGNGDGIGDFRGLTQQIDHLDRLGVTCIWLMPFFPSPSRDDGYDISDFYSVDPRLGTLGDFVEFMRTARDRGMRVIADLVVNHTSDEHPWFKESRSSRDSPKRDWYVWKDEPEPDDPKAIVFPDKEDSLWELDEKTGQYYYHSFYRFQPDLNTANPEVRDEIARILGFWMELGLSGFRVDAVPFLIEGIGGDPHEFLADLRAFMNRRDGTSILLGEVNLPYPELMRYFGDGNGDEVTLCFDFVAMQRFHLSMARQNARSLADTLRERPEPPDDAQWAMFMRNHDELTLDKLTDAERQEVFDAFGPDKEMQLYDRGLRRRLPPMLDGDQRRLKLAYSVLFSLPGTPVLFYGEEIGLGENLEAEGRMAVRIPMQWSSGGGFSPDPKTRVLPPSGRFGPREVNVEDQRRDPDSLLKWVTLLIERYRESPELAWGDYDVLDAGDDAVLALRADAEGGTVVTVHNFADRQVDVELTLDGLGHCDLLVDLLVDGTLDLPDDGRVRFSLEPYGTRWFRASVPEAAPEETSAKSS; this comes from the coding sequence ATGCGACTGACCTACACGGCGGACCTGTGGTGGAAGAACGCGGTCGTCTACTGCCTGGACGTCGAGACCTACAAGGACGGCAACGGCGACGGCATCGGTGATTTCCGTGGCCTCACCCAGCAGATCGACCATCTGGACCGGCTCGGGGTGACCTGCATCTGGCTGATGCCGTTCTTCCCCAGCCCGAGCCGCGACGACGGCTACGACATCAGCGACTTCTACTCCGTGGACCCGCGCCTGGGCACCCTCGGGGATTTCGTGGAGTTCATGCGCACCGCCAGGGACCGGGGCATGCGGGTGATCGCGGACCTCGTGGTCAACCACACCTCCGACGAGCACCCCTGGTTCAAGGAGTCGCGCTCCAGCCGCGACTCGCCCAAGCGCGACTGGTACGTCTGGAAGGACGAACCGGAGCCCGACGACCCCAAGGCGATCGTCTTCCCCGACAAGGAGGACAGCCTCTGGGAACTGGACGAGAAGACCGGCCAGTACTACTACCACAGCTTCTACCGCTTCCAGCCCGACCTGAACACGGCCAACCCCGAGGTCCGCGACGAGATCGCGCGCATCCTGGGCTTCTGGATGGAGCTCGGACTGTCCGGATTCCGGGTGGACGCGGTGCCGTTCCTCATCGAGGGGATCGGCGGCGACCCGCACGAGTTCCTCGCCGACCTGCGCGCCTTCATGAACCGCCGCGACGGCACCTCGATCCTGCTGGGCGAGGTCAACCTGCCCTACCCGGAACTGATGAGGTACTTCGGCGACGGCAACGGCGACGAGGTCACCCTGTGCTTCGACTTCGTCGCCATGCAGCGCTTCCACCTGTCGATGGCCCGGCAGAACGCCCGCTCCCTCGCCGACACCCTACGCGAGCGGCCCGAACCGCCGGACGACGCCCAGTGGGCGATGTTCATGCGCAACCACGACGAGCTGACCCTGGACAAGCTCACCGACGCCGAGCGTCAGGAGGTCTTCGACGCCTTCGGCCCGGACAAGGAGATGCAGCTGTACGACCGGGGCCTCCGCCGCCGCCTGCCGCCGATGCTCGACGGCGATCAGCGCCGGCTCAAGCTCGCCTACAGTGTGCTGTTCTCCCTGCCGGGCACACCGGTGCTCTTCTACGGAGAGGAGATCGGCCTCGGCGAGAACCTGGAGGCCGAGGGCCGGATGGCGGTGCGCATCCCGATGCAGTGGTCGTCCGGCGGCGGCTTCTCACCCGACCCGAAGACCCGGGTCCTGCCGCCGTCCGGGAGGTTCGGCCCCCGCGAGGTCAACGTCGAGGACCAGCGTCGTGACCCCGACTCGCTGCTGAAGTGGGTCACCCTGCTGATCGAGCGTTACCGGGAGTCGCCCGAGCTGGCCTGGGGCGACTACGACGTCCTGGACGCCGGGGACGACGCGGTGCTGGCCCTGCGCGCCGACGCCGAGGGCGGCACCGTGGTCACCGTCCACAACTTCGCCGACCGCCAGGTCGACGTGGAGCTGACGTTGGACGGCCTGGGCCACTGCGACCTGCTGGTCGACCTGCTGGTGGACGGCACCCTCGACCTGCCCGACGACGGCAGGGTGCGGTTCTCCCTCGAACCGTACGGCACCCGCTGGTTCCGGGCCTCCGTGCCCGAGGCGGCCCCGGAGGAGACCTCGGCCAAGAGCAGCTGA
- a CDS encoding VOC family protein, with product MSVELNHTIVMARDRRASAEFTAGILGLEVGAPFGPFLPVTTANGVTLDFMTSDQDEITSQHYAFLVSEEDFDAIFHRIRQAGITYYSGPDLRHPGQINHNDGGRGTYFHDPDGHLLEIITRPYGSGGG from the coding sequence GTGTCAGTCGAGTTGAACCACACCATCGTCATGGCCCGCGACAGGCGGGCCTCCGCCGAGTTCACCGCCGGCATTCTGGGGCTGGAAGTCGGAGCGCCCTTCGGGCCGTTCCTGCCCGTCACGACCGCCAACGGCGTCACCCTCGACTTCATGACCAGCGACCAGGACGAGATCACCTCGCAGCACTACGCGTTCCTGGTCTCCGAGGAGGACTTCGACGCGATCTTCCACCGGATCCGGCAGGCCGGGATCACCTACTACTCCGGCCCGGACCTCCGCCATCCGGGGCAGATCAACCATAACGACGGCGGTCGCGGCACCTACTTCCACGACCCCGACGGCCACCTCCTGGAGATCATCACTCGCCCCTACGGCAGCGGCGGAGGGTAG
- a CDS encoding NAD-dependent protein deacetylase codes for MNEGTSTLAKLLSEGDVVILSGAGISTESGIPDYRGPSGSRKRHAPMTYQTFVGDPAARRRYWARSYVGWRAMARATPNSGHHAVARLQRHGLVTGIVTQNVDGLHQAGGADRVIELHGSLYDVVCLGCGDITSREELDHRLTLANPGFVARATAINPDGDVDLRDEEVDRFQMVGCRACETGTLKPDVVFFGETVPAERVSRCFSLVESARLLLVLGSSLTVMSGRRFVLRAAKLGIPVVIVNQGPTRGDGYAMLTLDAPLGTVLPELARLTGAETVTGG; via the coding sequence GTGAACGAGGGTACGAGCACGCTGGCGAAGCTGCTGTCCGAAGGCGACGTCGTGATACTGAGCGGGGCCGGGATATCGACGGAGTCGGGCATCCCCGACTACCGGGGGCCGAGCGGCAGCCGCAAGCGGCACGCCCCGATGACCTACCAGACGTTCGTCGGCGACCCGGCGGCCCGACGACGCTACTGGGCCCGCAGTTACGTCGGATGGCGGGCGATGGCGCGGGCGACGCCGAACAGCGGCCACCACGCGGTCGCGCGGCTCCAGCGGCACGGCCTGGTGACCGGCATCGTGACACAGAACGTCGACGGCCTGCACCAGGCGGGCGGTGCCGACCGGGTCATCGAACTGCACGGCAGCCTGTACGACGTGGTCTGCCTCGGCTGCGGTGACATCACCTCGCGGGAGGAGCTGGACCACCGCCTCACCCTGGCGAACCCCGGGTTCGTCGCCCGCGCCACCGCGATCAACCCGGACGGTGACGTCGACCTCCGTGACGAGGAGGTCGACCGGTTCCAGATGGTCGGCTGCCGGGCGTGCGAGACGGGGACGCTCAAGCCCGACGTCGTCTTCTTCGGCGAGACCGTCCCGGCGGAGCGGGTGAGCCGGTGCTTCTCCCTCGTGGAGAGCGCGCGCCTGCTGCTGGTCCTCGGCTCGTCCCTGACGGTCATGTCCGGCCGCCGGTTCGTGCTGCGCGCCGCCAAGCTCGGCATCCCCGTGGTGATCGTCAACCAGGGCCCCACCCGCGGCGACGGCTACGCCATGCTCACCCTCGACGCCCCGCTGGGCACGGTCCTCCCGGAACTCGCCCGCCTCACCGGTGCGGAGACCGTCACCGGCGGCTGA
- a CDS encoding SRPBCC family protein — protein sequence MSFTPHTLDPNLDLELTREVDVAPELVWKAWTTPDLLTQWFAPKPYETPHCEIDLRPGGIFRTVMRSPEGQEFDGAGCYLEVIPNERLVWTSALAPGYRPQAGEMAFTAIIELQPTGSGGTRYRAIAMHRTPEDNKQHADMGFVEGWGAALDQLVTLVKAL from the coding sequence ATGAGCTTCACCCCGCACACCCTCGACCCGAACCTGGACCTTGAGCTCACCCGGGAAGTCGACGTGGCGCCCGAGCTGGTCTGGAAGGCGTGGACCACGCCGGACCTCCTCACGCAGTGGTTCGCGCCCAAGCCCTACGAGACGCCGCACTGCGAGATCGACCTGCGTCCCGGCGGCATCTTCCGCACCGTGATGCGCTCTCCCGAGGGCCAGGAGTTCGACGGGGCCGGCTGCTACCTCGAGGTGATCCCGAACGAGCGGCTGGTGTGGACCAGCGCTCTGGCGCCCGGTTACCGCCCGCAGGCCGGCGAAATGGCCTTCACCGCGATCATCGAGCTCCAGCCGACCGGCTCCGGCGGCACCCGCTACCGGGCCATCGCCATGCACCGGACACCGGAGGACAACAAGCAGCACGCGGACATGGGCTTCGTCGAGGGCTGGGGGGCGGCGCTCGACCAGCTCGTCACCCTCGTCAAGGCACTCTGA
- a CDS encoding ArsR/SmtB family transcription factor, whose amino-acid sequence MPNEQVRLDQIFQALADPTRRKVIERLVSGSASTSELAKPFDMALPSFTQHLAVLERAGLVTSTKKGRVRTYRLAPLGLQAADGWLAEQRRLWERRLDQLDHFLTTLKESE is encoded by the coding sequence GTGCCTAACGAACAGGTGCGGCTCGACCAGATCTTCCAGGCGCTGGCCGACCCGACGCGACGCAAGGTGATCGAGCGGCTCGTGTCGGGGTCGGCCAGCACCTCGGAGCTGGCCAAGCCGTTCGACATGGCGCTCCCGTCGTTCACCCAGCACCTGGCGGTGCTGGAGCGCGCCGGGCTGGTGACCTCCACCAAGAAAGGACGGGTGCGGACCTACCGGCTCGCCCCCCTCGGCCTCCAGGCCGCCGACGGCTGGCTGGCCGAGCAACGCCGCCTCTGGGAGAGGCGCCTCGACCAACTCGACCACTTCCTGACCACCCTGAAGGAGTCCGAATGA
- a CDS encoding ABC transporter ATP-binding protein — MSDRPATTTQPRPPAGGGGFGRGPFPAAGMPVEKSMTFGPSARRLVRRLRPERPRIVAVVGLAVTSVVFSVVGPKVLGHATDLIFAGVIGRRLPAGTTQEQAIQAARAAGDGDFAAMLARMDVVPGRGVDLAALATVLAWALGLYLAASLFAWLQGHLLNDVVQRTVFRLRSDVEDKLHRLPLRFFDGQPRGELLSRVTNDIDNVSQTLQQTMSQLLTSLLTVIGVLGMMFAISPLLALIALVTIPLSMVVTGQVAKRSQKLFVAQWAHTGSLNAHIEEAFTGHELVKVFGRRPEVEEVFRARNEDLFTAGFGAQFVSGLIMPLMMFIGNLNYVAIAVVGGLRVAGGSMSLGDVQAFIQYSRQFTQPLTQVASMANLLQSGVASAERVFELLDAEEQRPDPADPAPPATRRGRVEFERVSFRYAPEQPLIEDLSLVADPGHTIAIVGPTGAGKTTLVNLIMRFYELDAGRITLDGVDITTMRRDDLRSRIGMVLQDTWLFGGTIRENIAYGNPEATEEEIQAAARAAFADRFIRTLPDGYDTVMDDEGSNVSAGEKQLLTIARAFIADPSLLILDEATSSVDTRTEVLVQHAMAALRSDRTSFVIAHRLSTIRDADLILVMEAGRIVEQGTHEQLLAAGGAYHALYSAQFRGAVTEEEEPVA, encoded by the coding sequence ATGAGCGACCGGCCCGCGACCACCACGCAACCGCGTCCGCCCGCGGGAGGCGGCGGCTTCGGGCGGGGCCCCTTCCCCGCGGCCGGGATGCCCGTGGAGAAGTCGATGACGTTCGGGCCGTCCGCGCGGCGGCTGGTGCGGCGGCTGAGACCGGAACGGCCGAGGATCGTCGCCGTGGTCGGGCTCGCGGTGACCAGCGTGGTCTTCTCCGTGGTCGGGCCGAAGGTCCTCGGCCACGCGACCGACCTGATCTTCGCCGGGGTGATCGGCCGACGGCTGCCCGCCGGGACGACCCAGGAGCAGGCGATCCAGGCCGCCCGTGCGGCGGGCGACGGCGACTTCGCCGCCATGCTCGCGCGGATGGACGTAGTCCCCGGCCGGGGCGTCGACCTGGCGGCGCTGGCCACGGTCCTGGCCTGGGCCCTGGGACTCTACCTCGCCGCCTCGCTGTTCGCCTGGTTGCAGGGACACCTGCTCAACGACGTGGTGCAACGCACCGTGTTCCGGCTGCGGTCGGATGTCGAGGACAAGCTGCACCGGCTCCCGCTGCGGTTCTTCGACGGCCAGCCGCGCGGCGAGTTGCTCAGCCGGGTCACCAACGACATCGACAACGTGTCCCAGACCCTGCAACAGACGATGAGCCAGCTGCTCACCTCGTTGCTGACCGTGATCGGCGTGCTCGGCATGATGTTCGCGATCTCGCCGCTGCTCGCGCTGATCGCCCTGGTGACGATCCCGCTGTCGATGGTCGTCACCGGGCAGGTCGCGAAACGCTCGCAGAAGCTGTTCGTCGCCCAGTGGGCCCACACCGGCAGCCTCAACGCCCACATCGAGGAGGCGTTCACCGGGCACGAGCTGGTGAAGGTGTTCGGCCGCCGGCCGGAGGTCGAGGAGGTGTTCCGGGCCAGGAACGAGGACCTGTTCACGGCGGGCTTCGGCGCCCAGTTCGTCTCCGGGCTCATCATGCCGCTGATGATGTTCATCGGGAACCTCAACTACGTCGCCATCGCCGTCGTCGGCGGCCTGCGCGTCGCCGGCGGCTCGATGAGCCTGGGCGACGTGCAGGCGTTCATCCAGTACTCGCGGCAGTTCACCCAGCCCCTCACCCAGGTCGCCTCGATGGCCAACCTGCTCCAGTCGGGAGTGGCCTCGGCCGAGCGGGTCTTCGAGCTGCTGGACGCCGAGGAGCAGCGGCCGGACCCCGCCGACCCGGCGCCGCCCGCCACCCGGCGCGGCCGGGTCGAGTTCGAGCGGGTCTCCTTCCGCTACGCCCCGGAGCAGCCCCTCATCGAGGACCTGTCGCTGGTGGCCGACCCCGGGCACACGATCGCGATCGTCGGCCCGACCGGCGCGGGCAAGACCACCCTGGTCAACCTGATCATGCGTTTCTACGAGCTGGACGCCGGCCGGATCACCCTCGACGGCGTCGACATCACCACGATGCGCCGCGACGACCTGCGCTCACGCATCGGCATGGTGCTCCAGGACACCTGGCTGTTCGGCGGCACCATCCGGGAGAACATCGCCTACGGCAACCCGGAGGCCACCGAGGAGGAGATCCAGGCCGCCGCGCGGGCCGCGTTCGCCGACCGGTTCATCCGCACCCTGCCCGACGGCTACGACACCGTGATGGACGACGAGGGGAGCAACGTCAGCGCCGGCGAGAAGCAGCTGCTGACCATCGCCCGCGCGTTCATCGCCGACCCGTCCCTGCTGATCCTCGACGAGGCCACCAGCTCCGTCGACACCCGCACCGAGGTCCTGGTGCAGCACGCGATGGCCGCACTCCGCTCCGACCGCACCAGCTTCGTCATCGCCCACCGGCTGTCCACCATCCGCGACGCGGATCTCATCCTGGTCATGGAGGCGGGACGCATCGTCGAACAGGGCACCCACGAGCAGCTGCTCGCCGCCGGAGGCGCCTACCACGCGCTGTACTCGGCCCAGTTCCGCGGCGCGGTCACGGAGGAGGAGGAACCGGTCGCGTAG
- a CDS encoding ABC transporter ATP-binding protein → MLSRLLRTHLRPYTPALAAVVVLQLVGTLALLYLPSLNADIIDRGVATGDTGYILTAGGWMLAVSLVQIASAIAAVRYGARAAAGFGRDVRAAVFHRVGGFSTREVSRFGAPSLITRSTNDVQQVQMLVVTACTMLVSAPITAVGGVVMALRQDVGLSWLMLVCVPALLVSIGLITSRMVPLFREMQTRIDAVNQVLREQLTGIRVVRAFVREREETRRFAAANDSLTVTTLRVGRLSALIFPAVMLILNVSSVAVLWFGAGRVDGGEMQIGALTAFLMYLMQILTSMMMATFIAMMIPRAAVCAERIGEVLETESSVTPPRDPVREVSTRAELELRDVGFRYPGAAEPVLSGVSFRVTAGRTLAVVGSTGSGKTTLLSLVPRLFDATSGTVSVDGVDVRDLDPELLWSRIGLVPQKPYLFSGTVASNLRYGNPEAGDEELWEALEIAQARDFVEAMPGGLDAPVAQGGTNVSGGQRQRLCIARALVARPEIYLFDDAFSALDTATDARLRAALRPYTADAAVVIVGQRVSTIADADQIVVLDDGVVVGSGTHDELLGSCPTYVEIVESQRSVESAA, encoded by the coding sequence GTGCTGAGCCGGTTGCTCCGCACCCACTTGCGTCCCTACACACCGGCGCTGGCCGCCGTCGTGGTGTTGCAGCTGGTGGGCACCCTGGCCCTGCTGTACCTGCCCAGCCTGAACGCCGACATCATCGACCGGGGCGTCGCCACCGGCGACACCGGCTACATCCTGACCGCCGGAGGCTGGATGCTGGCCGTCTCCCTGGTCCAGATCGCCTCCGCCATCGCGGCGGTCCGCTACGGGGCCCGCGCGGCGGCCGGGTTCGGACGCGACGTGCGGGCCGCCGTCTTCCACCGGGTGGGCGGGTTCTCCACCCGCGAGGTCTCCCGGTTCGGGGCACCGTCGTTGATCACCCGCAGCACCAACGACGTGCAGCAGGTCCAGATGCTCGTGGTCACGGCCTGCACGATGCTGGTCTCCGCGCCGATCACGGCCGTCGGCGGCGTCGTCATGGCACTGCGGCAGGACGTCGGCCTGTCCTGGCTCATGCTGGTCTGCGTCCCGGCCCTGCTGGTGTCGATCGGCCTGATCACCTCCCGCATGGTCCCTCTGTTCCGCGAGATGCAGACCCGCATCGACGCGGTCAACCAGGTGCTGCGCGAGCAGCTCACCGGCATCCGCGTGGTCCGCGCCTTCGTCCGGGAACGCGAGGAGACCCGCCGGTTCGCCGCGGCCAACGACTCCCTCACCGTGACCACGCTGCGCGTCGGACGGCTGTCCGCGCTCATCTTCCCCGCGGTGATGTTGATCCTCAACGTCTCCAGCGTCGCCGTGCTCTGGTTCGGCGCCGGACGGGTGGACGGCGGCGAGATGCAGATCGGTGCCCTCACCGCGTTCCTCATGTATCTGATGCAGATCCTGACCTCGATGATGATGGCCACCTTCATCGCGATGATGATCCCGCGGGCCGCGGTCTGCGCCGAGCGCATCGGTGAGGTGCTGGAGACCGAGTCGTCGGTGACCCCGCCCCGCGACCCCGTACGGGAGGTGAGCACCCGCGCCGAGCTGGAACTGCGCGACGTCGGGTTCCGCTACCCGGGTGCGGCGGAACCGGTGCTGTCCGGTGTCTCCTTCCGCGTCACCGCGGGCCGGACCCTCGCCGTCGTCGGCAGCACCGGGTCGGGCAAGACGACGCTGCTCTCCCTGGTGCCCCGGCTGTTCGACGCCACCTCCGGCACGGTCTCGGTCGACGGCGTCGACGTCCGCGACCTCGACCCCGAGCTGCTGTGGAGCCGCATCGGCCTGGTGCCGCAGAAGCCGTACCTGTTCAGCGGCACCGTCGCGAGCAACCTGCGGTACGGCAACCCCGAGGCGGGCGACGAGGAGCTGTGGGAGGCCCTGGAGATCGCCCAGGCCCGTGACTTCGTCGAGGCGATGCCCGGCGGCCTCGACGCCCCCGTCGCCCAGGGCGGCACGAACGTCTCCGGCGGGCAGCGGCAGCGGCTCTGCATCGCCCGGGCACTGGTCGCCAGGCCCGAGATCTACCTGTTCGACGACGCGTTCTCGGCCCTCGACACGGCCACCGACGCCCGGCTGCGCGCCGCGTTGCGTCCGTACACCGCCGACGCCGCCGTGGTCATCGTCGGCCAGCGGGTCTCCACGATCGCCGACGCCGACCAGATCGTCGTCCTCGACGACGGGGTGGTCGTCGGCAGCGGAACCCACGACGAGCTGCTGGGTTCCTGCCCGACGTACGTGGAGATCGTCGAGTCCCAGCGATCCGTGGAGAGTGCGGCATGA
- a CDS encoding serine hydroxymethyltransferase: MSRALAPRPWVPAVTEERVQSVLKVMAGRSAASMQDELERLAADNRRIHDVESINLNPATNIMNPRAEALLSAGLGSRPSLGYAGEKYETGLEAIEQIEIVAAELAAEVFGAAYAEVRVGSGALANLYAFMAVCEPGDTIIAPPASIGGHVTHHAPGAAGLYGLKVVPAPVRADGYTVDVDALRELAAEVRPKLITVGGSLNLFPHPVAPIREIADSVGARVLFDAAHLCGMIAGRAWPRPLDDGAHLVTMSTYKSLGGPAGGLVVTGDAGLAERLDAIAYPGLTANSDAGRIAALAMTLLDWQVAGRDYARTMVATARRLAAELVDLGVPVFAAERGCTESHQFAVLAHRYGGGQRAARRLRAANLLACGIGLPVEPVDGDVNGLRVGTPEIVRLGMTEADMPALAAFVARALDEDVDPETVAPEVTAWRRRFSGVRFTADNPS; this comes from the coding sequence ATGTCCCGTGCCCTCGCACCCCGGCCCTGGGTGCCCGCCGTCACAGAAGAACGCGTCCAGTCCGTCCTGAAGGTCATGGCCGGCCGGTCCGCGGCCTCGATGCAGGACGAGCTCGAACGACTGGCCGCCGACAACCGTCGCATCCACGACGTCGAGTCGATCAACCTCAACCCGGCGACGAACATCATGAACCCCCGTGCGGAGGCGCTGCTCTCGGCCGGACTGGGGTCGCGTCCCTCGCTCGGGTACGCGGGTGAGAAGTACGAGACGGGGCTGGAGGCGATCGAGCAGATCGAGATCGTCGCCGCCGAGCTGGCCGCGGAGGTCTTCGGGGCGGCCTACGCCGAGGTGCGCGTCGGGTCCGGGGCACTGGCCAACCTGTATGCGTTCATGGCGGTCTGCGAGCCCGGTGACACGATCATCGCCCCGCCGGCGAGCATAGGCGGGCACGTCACCCACCACGCGCCGGGAGCGGCCGGGCTGTACGGGCTGAAGGTCGTCCCCGCGCCGGTCCGGGCGGACGGCTACACCGTCGACGTCGACGCCCTGCGGGAACTGGCCGCCGAGGTACGGCCGAAGCTGATCACCGTGGGCGGCAGCCTCAACCTGTTCCCGCACCCCGTCGCGCCGATCCGGGAGATCGCCGATTCGGTCGGCGCCCGGGTGCTCTTCGACGCCGCCCACCTGTGCGGCATGATCGCCGGGCGGGCCTGGCCGCGGCCCCTGGACGACGGTGCGCACCTGGTCACCATGAGCACCTACAAGAGCCTGGGCGGCCCCGCGGGCGGGCTCGTCGTCACCGGGGACGCCGGACTGGCCGAGCGCCTGGACGCGATCGCCTACCCGGGGCTGACCGCCAACTCCGACGCCGGCCGGATCGCGGCGCTCGCCATGACCCTGCTCGACTGGCAGGTCGCCGGACGGGACTACGCGCGGACGATGGTCGCCACCGCGCGGCGGCTCGCCGCCGAACTGGTCGACCTCGGCGTCCCGGTCTTCGCCGCCGAGCGCGGGTGCACCGAGTCCCACCAGTTCGCGGTCCTCGCCCACCGCTACGGCGGCGGCCAGCGGGCCGCGCGGCGGCTGCGTGCGGCGAACCTGCTCGCCTGCGGCATCGGCCTGCCGGTGGAACCGGTCGACGGCGACGTGAACGGCCTGCGCGTCGGCACACCGGAGATCGTCAGGCTCGGCATGACCGAGGCGGACATGCCTGCCCTGGCCGCGTTCGTCGCCCGCGCTCTGGACGAGGACGTCGACCCGGAAACCGTCGCACCCGAGGTCACCGCGTGGCGCCGGCGGTTCTCCGGGGTGCGCTTCACCGCCGACAACCCCTCCTGA
- a CDS encoding STAS domain-containing protein translates to MTTGTLKRSIVDLGAVTVSNTPETGSCESSSDSSVTGAPPPGCGAGGLWIVPLVTPAGLKVSGEIDRTTRGMWERALDGLVTGGGDLHLDLSELTFIDVRGTWLLTRAAQNLPPGDRVFLHRSPYCLRSVLTLIGSDPSPIEVETA, encoded by the coding sequence ATGACAACGGGTACGTTGAAGAGGTCCATCGTCGACCTCGGGGCGGTCACAGTGTCGAACACGCCGGAGACGGGGTCCTGCGAATCCTCCTCCGACTCCTCCGTCACCGGTGCGCCTCCGCCGGGGTGCGGCGCGGGCGGCCTGTGGATCGTTCCGCTCGTGACGCCCGCCGGCCTCAAGGTGAGCGGTGAGATCGACCGCACCACCAGGGGTATGTGGGAGCGCGCGCTGGACGGGCTGGTCACCGGAGGCGGTGACCTGCACCTCGACCTGTCGGAGCTGACGTTCATCGACGTACGGGGAACATGGCTGCTGACACGGGCCGCCCAGAACCTGCCGCCGGGCGACCGGGTGTTCCTGCACCGCTCGCCCTACTGCCTGAGATCCGTGCTCACTCTGATCGGTTCGGATCCCTCTCCGATCGAAGTGGAGACAGCATGA
- a CDS encoding sensor histidine kinase — protein sequence MTAATEPFVHPALFYRGIRQYLDGVVPFIREGLAAGEPVAVAVPGRNLTPIQDELGDLGGEVRFIDMEEAGRNPGRILPAVLCAFADLHPGRRVRIVGEPVWAERSESEYTACLHHEALINLAFAGRDATILCPYDVDALSAEVVEQAKTTHPVLVDASGTHASAAYAPERVIRECNRPLPDPPDAVTLAFGGGDLHRVRDFVARHAAEAGLGGNRLEDLRLIASELAANSLDYGGGSGVLRIWADGRRVALDVSDAGHITDPLAGRRPVGPRQGGSRGLLVTNLLADLVRIHTGTNGTTVRVYFDIS from the coding sequence ATGACCGCCGCCACGGAGCCGTTCGTTCACCCGGCACTGTTCTACCGGGGGATCCGACAGTATCTCGACGGTGTCGTACCTTTCATTCGCGAGGGCCTGGCGGCGGGCGAGCCGGTCGCGGTGGCCGTGCCCGGCCGGAACCTGACGCCGATCCAGGACGAACTGGGTGACCTGGGCGGCGAGGTGCGGTTCATCGACATGGAGGAGGCCGGCCGCAACCCGGGACGCATCCTGCCGGCCGTCCTGTGCGCGTTCGCCGACCTCCACCCCGGCCGGCGGGTCCGCATCGTCGGCGAGCCGGTCTGGGCGGAGCGGTCCGAGAGCGAGTACACGGCGTGCCTGCACCACGAGGCGCTGATCAACCTCGCCTTCGCCGGACGCGACGCCACCATCCTGTGCCCGTACGACGTCGACGCGCTGTCCGCCGAGGTCGTCGAGCAGGCGAAGACGACCCATCCCGTCCTGGTGGACGCCTCGGGGACGCACGCCAGCGCCGCCTACGCGCCTGAACGCGTCATCCGGGAGTGCAACCGCCCGCTGCCCGACCCCCCGGACGCCGTCACGCTCGCCTTCGGCGGCGGCGACCTGCACCGGGTGCGCGACTTCGTCGCGCGGCACGCGGCCGAGGCGGGCCTCGGCGGGAACCGCCTGGAGGACCTGCGGCTGATCGCCAGCGAGTTGGCCGCCAACAGCCTCGACTACGGCGGGGGCTCCGGAGTCCTGCGGATCTGGGCGGACGGCCGGCGGGTGGCCCTCGACGTCAGCGACGCCGGTCACATCACCGACCCCCTCGCGGGCCGCAGACCGGTCGGCCCCCGGCAAGGGGGCTCACGGGGGCTGCTGGTGACCAACCTGCTGGCCGATCTCGTCCGGATCCACACGGGTACGAACGGAACCACCGTCCGCGTGTACTTCGACATCTCATAG